The genomic DNA TAAGCGACAATTTAACAATCGCTACAATGGATTATTACCCATCGATGAGTAGAACAAACCTTAGATCCAAGTTGATTTGGCAATTAGCGTTGGATATCAAAgaaaaaattgtttgaattttagTTTGCAAATTGTAACGtccaaagttgtttcataaaaaaaaaattaaattgtaaaagagaaaatgaaataaaactttTAATTAGTGCAAACAATATGAACAAAAAAAGTGATATAGCATTGATTTTAACAATCcaatgatttaaatgaaaattttgaatagttAAATGACGAAATTGTAACTTTTTAGTTAAAACTTATCCATGATGACAAATAGTGTAGTTTACCCATTATTCTATTAATGTTGTAATATGCATAAATTTATAAAGTTATAGATTTAATTTATCTTATCCAATTGGATCATACTTATGTCTCAtactttttgaaatttaaaatttcaattttaatacaAACAACAATCTAATAGATTTTTAAAAATGACATTACATAGATAACAATATGTTAGATTAGATTTTaggaaaatcaaaatttaatttaacgAATACCATTTCATCGTGCCAAAAACTCTAAAGATTGGAAAATACaaaaaaccaaattaaaatataatacctTAATCCACAAGTTACTTAGcataatttaacctttaaaaagcAGTATAAAGGTGCCCAATTGGAGCTAATCCTTCATTGTACGAAAGGTAATGATGAGCAAACTTAGAGGAACGGATGATTTTTCTTGCATTGCCAAACAATTACCAGATTCCAACTTTCCCAACATCAAATATCAATATCAAACAGTGCTTTAACAATGGGAAGGAAATACAGTCCAAAAACAATGATTAAAACCCCAGGCCAAGCATTACATaggatataataaaattaaacctCTACTTTCTGTTGTCGGTGTTCCTAATTTTGTTCTGTCTATACAACTTTCTAACAGGGGACTAGCTTAGTGCAGGGGTTTCTTTTGAAGTAGTTCCAATGGGTAATAACTTATGGAAAGACAGGTTACCTTGAAGTTCACTAATACAACTGTTTTATCGAGATAAATGCAGTCAGACTCTTCTTAATCGGAATGAGTTGAAGCAGACACGTTATCATCTACCTGCTCATCCATCTGTTTTTTATAATATCTCTGAGCAGTTGCATTGACAATCTTGAGAAAGAAGTTCATTAGCATAAGCCACACAACAGTGTTCCAGATCGAAGCAAATGATAAATCCCACTTCCCCTACAGCATCATTTTTGCACAACGAATGTACAAAATTTGTTAGATTTGAGTTGGTAACAACTCAGGCTAAGATAGATTTATTGTTTAAGAGAGTGGAGTACCTTGATATTTGAAGGCAGCGGTTGTGAGGTGGACAAGTACTTGTCTTTGGCTGCATGAAGTTTTGCTGTAAGTGTGGGCAAGAATGTATCGAATCCAGGTACGAAGCCGAGCACCCAAATCAACTCATTCTCTATCCAATCAAGGAGTTGATTGTTACAGATAGAGATAATAAAAACCATCTGCAGAAAAGGAATGAAATAGGTACTTATTAGATACTTGGACGGATTGGGATCATGCTTTGTTAAGACAGTAGACAAAATTTTGTCTTCGTCGGATAGTGTGGTAAATTCAGACATTTTTGGCAAATGCCAGTACAAAGAACCAAAAACTGAGCATAATAAGAGCTTAAAATTCACGGACTTGAAAGAAATTGTTCAGTTAAAAGACGGAAAATACTGAATCAACTAGGGCTCTGCTCGCATTAAAACACAGAGAAGACATCACAAACCTGTATGTAAGTTTTAATAAATGCCTTCCCAATCAATGTTGAGAGAAAGAACTCCCAGAATGGAATGCCAAATTGTCCACACATGATGCCAGCAAGGTCAAATAACGGATTGGGGACCTGAAACACGATTCAGTTTGTCAGCAGGTCTACGTACCAACATCAATCAACAGTGGAATAAACTTTTACTTTGGAATAAAAAACATTAAGATTTTCAGGCAAAGTGTGTCTTAGCCCTTAGGTGTCGTGCAGACAAAAGAACAGGGAAAACATAGTCATGGAGCAACAAATGTGCACCGAAAAGAAAAGTGCTCACCGAGGCAAGAATTAAAATGGTAAAGAAGTTCAAATGTTGGGAGTGGGACAACAGCCAGCGTTTGATCTTTTCCAGCTGTGCAGCTATGACTCCAGTATCCTCACTTGAGGAACCATCCAATTCTTCCATGGCATCAAATTCGCGACCTGACTCGCTAGCTGCAAAAAGCAAAAGATCAACGTAAGGTACATATTTCACAGTATATAACAATTTTCAGACACAGCACAGCTAAGGTTTTGAACTTCATACAAAAAATTAATTACCAACCAAACCAGCATCAAAAGTTGGAAAAGGCAACTAAACTGCAAACTCGAGCCAATTTGATCAAGAAACAACAGTACAACATTTTAAATTTCTACAGTTTGAAGTTTAACAAATCCATAAGATTATGCAGATACAAAATGGTAGAAATCCTCTAAAAAAGTTAAACTCAACAGTTTTAATCCCCTATTCCAGAGACTCGAAAGTAAAATACGAACTTAAAGCTTGAAAATTAGTAAAATTATGCAACCAATGGAAGATAATAAAAATTCCTAAAGCGTTATAGCAGGTACCAATGCCGATGCAAATCAGAGTGGGGCCTCTTGAATAAATGCCCTCACCAATTCTTCTGGTAaatattgtaataaaaataaatcaagtATAAAAGCTGGTGCACATACCAGCCCTTGAGATGAAGTAAGGAGGAAGCTCTCCTAGTGCAGTCCCGATACCCCATAAGATAGCCTCCAGCTGCA from Gossypium arboreum isolate Shixiya-1 chromosome 9, ASM2569848v2, whole genome shotgun sequence includes the following:
- the LOC108457394 gene encoding vacuole membrane protein KMS1-like, translated to MDSGKGATTSQQMGSSTEDLRERHQQELENLTLTTQPFKTLRLFLLAIFQYYKRLALYLLAKGGWLALSSTLIAALGILLVTIEGPHEKHVDELSQYIRFGLWWIALGVASSIGLGSGLHTFVLYLGPHIALFTIKAMQCGRVDLKSAPYDTIQLKRGPSWLDKSCEEFGPPLFSSTHGSRVPLSSILQQVQLEAILWGIGTALGELPPYFISRAASESGREFDAMEELDGSSSEDTGVIAAQLEKIKRWLLSHSQHLNFFTILILASVPNPLFDLAGIMCGQFGIPFWEFFLSTLIGKAFIKTYIQMVFIISICNNQLLDWIENELIWVLGFVPGFDTFLPTLTAKLHAAKDKYLSTSQPLPSNIKGKWDLSFASIWNTVVWLMLMNFFLKIVNATAQRYYKKQMDEQVDDNVSASTHSD